In Enoplosus armatus isolate fEnoArm2 chromosome 2, fEnoArm2.hap1, whole genome shotgun sequence, one DNA window encodes the following:
- the stn1 gene encoding CST complex subunit STN1: protein MQAAAMDPAEEPPSMLWGLDPVFSAFARLYVRDILQMIESTQVPGIYFYNSHPIYKVDVLGTVVYKRERNDFFCYGVDDGTGVINCLCWKNDLLKEEGDPTKSGGKHSDGAHEGFNPVAELKKLRQAQQSRCCLEIGELLRVRGPVKTSRQQREIMASTYYKVNDPVMAVQIARMMEVPQLYRQCYDKPFQLKPNATGDPGISSLSKATNIIKDFFKQKSVTRFRPYDVQDLLQPLISSQPQTASADQEPVAGPSACQRLRQLLKEALQILQDEGIVYRKVKSQDEVYHVTAHDTDLLIAVKDIIREDSKREKYAEKGCHILHILSAVRQRYSLNVSKTALELVLKSLECNSDIVSTSDSHYTVF from the exons ATGCAGGCAGCCGCGATGGATCCAGCAGAAGAGCCCCCATCGATGTTGTGGGGACTGGACCCGGTGTTTTCTGCCTTCGCTAGGCTTTATGTCAGAGACATCCTGCAGATGATAGAGTCCACACAGGTGCCAG GCATTTACTTCTACAACTCACATCCAATCTACAAGGTCGATGTACTCGGGACAGTGGTttacaagagagaaagaaacgaCTTCTTCTGTTATGGAG TGGATGATGGTACTGGCGTTATAAACTGTCTATGCTGGAAAAATGACCTGTTGAAAGAGGAGGGGGATCCTACTAAAT CAGGGGGAAAACACAGTGATGGGGCTCATGAAGGCTTCAACCCTGTCGCTGAGCTGAAGAAGCTGAGACAGGCCCAGCAGAGCCGCTGCTGCCTGGAGATTGGAGAGCTGCTCCGGGTCAGAGGACCGGTGAAGACGTcgaggcagcagagagaaatcATGGCCTCCACCTACT ATAAAGTGAACGACCCAGTGATGGCGGTCCAGATAGCGCGGATGATGGAGgtccctcagctctacagacaGTGCTATGACAAACCATTCCAGCTGAAGCCCAATGCAACGGG CGACCCAGGCATCAGTTCACTCAGCAAGGCTACGAACATCATCAAGGATTTCTTTAAGCAGAAGTCGGTGACCAGGTTCAGACCCTATGATGTTCAGGACCTCTTGCAGCCTCTGATCTCCAGCCAGCCTCAAACAGCATCTGCAGACCAG GAGCCCGTGGCGGGTCCGTCTGCGTGCCAGCGGCTCCGCCAGCTTCTGAAGGAGGCCTTGCAAATTTTACAGGACGAGGGTATTGTGTACCGCAAGGTCAAATCCCAAGATGAAGTCTACCAT GTGACTGCACATGACACGGACCTACTCATCGCTGTCAAAGACATTATCCGGGAGGactcaaagagagagaagt ATGCAGAGAAGGGCTGCCACATCCTGCACATTCTGTCCGCAGTCAGGCAGCGCTACAGCCTCAACGTGAGCAAAACAGCACTGGAGCTGGTCCTCAAATCACTGGAGTGCAACAGTGACATCGTCAGCACCAGCGACAGCCATTACACTGTGTTCTAA